CTTCCCGATGTTCATGCCCATACTTCGCCTGAAAATACAACGGCTCATGAGTCTTACATTTATATTTGCTTTCGTGATCACATCACTTCATGTCCATGCTTCTACAAATAATTCAGAAATAGAGAGTGAAGATTTAAGTGGCATCATTTCGTGTGATTCAACTGAATGCTCAACTAGAAAAAGTAGGGAAGATCAACCCGGAAACAATGATGATTCCGATATTGCTCAAGAATCTCCTGCTCAAAAAGAGGTTCCTCCAGAAGAGAGAGACCAAGGTAATATTATTGAGGAGCAGCACGAGGAAGTCCCATTTTTCGATCCTGATACCTCGGAAATACCTCCTTCTCAAGATGATAATGGTCCTATTATCAACGGTGAAATAATGTATCAAGATCCTTCCTCCTCATCTCAAAAAAATGAGAAAGAAGATCTTTCAGGAGTTCGTGATACTCGAGAGATAGGGATTGGAAACGATGATGGGATACGCGTTTTTTCTGATATTGAAAATGTTGATGATGAAATTCGAACGGCAATTCAAGAGATACAAAAAAAAGAAATTATTCAAGGCTATGCGGATGGGACTTTTCGTCCAGATAAAGAGATAATTCGCGCAGAGTTTTTAAAAATTGTCATTAAAAGTGCGGGAGAAGATATTCCAAAAGAGGGCGATTATAAAAATTGTTTTGCTGATGTTCATGAGGAATGGTTTGCAGAGTACGTGTGTTATGCGAAAGAGCGCGGATGGATAAAAGGATACGCAGATGGATTTTTTCATCCAGAATGGAATGTGAGACTCAGTGAAGGAATAAAAATTCTCATCGAAGTTAATGACATAAAAATCAAAGATAAGGATTCGTCCCCTTGGTATCTTCCCTATTTTGAGCTCGCGCTTAACCAGGGAATTTTAAAAGCAAGAGATGAAGATCCTGAGCGATTTATCACGCGTGGAGAGATGGGATTATATGTATGGAGAACGGACTTTTTGCCAAGTTCTGTTACGACTCCAAGCGTCAATAATTCTCCTCGTGATGAAGATCTGAAGTAGGTTGGTTTCTCTGAAATAAAATTCAAAAACATTTCTTCTTTCGAAAAATATTTTTTCTTGTTTCTATGAAAACTCCTCCCATCCTCCGCTTTTTTCAAAAATATATTTCCATCGGTACTGCTGCAATATTTCTCATGGTCAATATCCTGGCAGGAATTCCCATGAGTGCTCGTGGAAAAGCCGAGGAAATACCCCCAGCGGCAGCGGATTTTTCCGCTCCTAAGATTCAAAAAGACTACTTTGCGGGAGTAAGTGCGAAAACTGAGGCAGTTTATACCACTCCGGAGACGGATACATTGTTCGAGACCATGTCAGACACAAATAATCTTCGAGAAGAAAGCAAATTTTCTGAACAGCCTGAACAGTTAGAATTAGAGTCCGTTAAGGAGGAAAGAGAAAATCAAAAACCAGAAACTCAATTTTTGGAAGATATTTTAAAATCAGAAAAAGGAGAGCTTTCTGAGAATAAGAAGCTCCCTCAAGAGATACCTGAGAGACCTAAAAATAAACGTACTTTCAAAATAGAGGATGGAATAAATCATACAGACGAAATATTTTTTGAAAAATCCGAGGTTACTTTAGATTTCAAAAATGCAAATGTTCAATTCCTTGATCCAGATGATGATACAAAGAAGCCTGAAAATACAGCGGAAAATACGCCCGTAGTCCAAGCGGGTTGGCAAACAATTATGACAGAGAATTTTGAGGGAGCATTCCCTCCCGGAGGGAGCAGTTGGCAAGCTTATGATAATAACTCTAACAGTGGAAATGATTATTGGGATGATGTGAATTGTCACCCGCATACTGGAAGTTGGTCCGCTTGGGCAGCGGCTACAGGCGACATGCCTGACTGCGGTCAATACGATAACAATATGAACTCTTGGATGGTATATGGTCCATTTAATCTCAGTGATGCGAATGAGGCAGAGCTTAATTTTTATTTTCAAAACGATTCGGAACAAAATTGGGATTTTTTCGGATACTATGCGTCAATAAATGGATTAAATTATTCCGGATTTCAAAATACTGGAAGTACCGGAGGATGGGCGTATAGAAGTTTTGATCTCACGAATGTAGGAACATTAGGAAATTTGACTGGACAGCCTCAGGTTTGGATTGCTTTTGTGTTTTCCAGTGATAATAGTGTCAACTCACTTCAAGGGGCGTATGTGGATGATATTTGGCTGGGGAAATATGTGAATACCAATCCTGATTTAATGGCTCCTTCAGCCAGTATTAACAAGAGAAGTTTCGTTCCGGGTGAGACAATAGACATTGGCGTGACAGTGATGAATCAAGGAAACGCAGTTGCTGGCGAAAACTACATATACTATTACTTTAAAGATTTTGTTTCCTATCATGATCTCAACAAAGTAGGATCAGATTATGTCATGCCACTCAATCCTGCGGCAACATCTCAAGAAAGTTTCAGTTATACCATCCCAATAGATACTGTTTCAGATACGTATTACATTTCGTATCAAATTGACGCGGGAGAAGTTGTGACTGAGAGTGATGAAACAAATAATCGCGGGTATTGGGAAATCACTGTTGATTCAAGGGCAAATCTTACTTCTGCAGGATCTACGATAAATAAATCAACATTTCTTCCAGGAGAAAATATAGAACTAACAAATACAGTGGTCAATAATGGTTTTACAGAATCAAATGCAAACCAAGTACATTATTTCTTGCATAAAGATAACTATTCGTTTGATCCGAGTGATGAGATTGACCGAAATCTGTTCCCAAGACTCGCTCCGGGTGGCACATCTACAAAAAGCATGAGTGAGACGATTCCTCTGGGAACACCTCTGGGAACGTATTATCTTTCCTTTTGGATTGATGCAGAAAATGCCACTGATGAAATTAACGAAAATGACAATAGGTTTTATTACATAATCACTATCCACGGAGAACCAGATTTAATCTCAAGTGGTACTGCGAATACAAACGTATATCCCGGTGATACCATTTCAGCAAATATCACAATTCAAAATAGTGGAAATGAAACTGCAGGAGCAAGTACGGTGTATTATTATTTTCATGATACTCGTATATTCACAACAACATACAAAGTAGGAGAAGATCCTGTTTCAAGCCTCTTAGTCGGAGGAACATCTGCTGAAAGTTTTGATTATGTTGTTCCGGCAAATATAACTCCGGGAACATATTATTTATACTACTGGGTTGATGCAGGAGAGACAGTTGCCGAAAGTAATGAAGGGAATAATCAGTATTACTGGACAATTACGGTAAATGCGCTGAAACCGGATCTCACTTCTGCTGGAGGAACTGCCAATACTCTTGTTCTTCCTGGAGAAACAATTACCGCAAATCATGTCGTAACAA
The sequence above is a segment of the Candidatus Peregrinibacteria bacterium genome. Coding sequences within it:
- a CDS encoding S-layer homology domain-containing protein, which translates into the protein MPILRLKIQRLMSLTFIFAFVITSLHVHASTNNSEIESEDLSGIISCDSTECSTRKSREDQPGNNDDSDIAQESPAQKEVPPEERDQGNIIEEQHEEVPFFDPDTSEIPPSQDDNGPIINGEIMYQDPSSSSQKNEKEDLSGVRDTREIGIGNDDGIRVFSDIENVDDEIRTAIQEIQKKEIIQGYADGTFRPDKEIIRAEFLKIVIKSAGEDIPKEGDYKNCFADVHEEWFAEYVCYAKERGWIKGYADGFFHPEWNVRLSEGIKILIEVNDIKIKDKDSSPWYLPYFELALNQGILKARDEDPERFITRGEMGLYVWRTDFLPSSVTTPSVNNSPRDEDLK